The sequence CACCCGTATCAGAACGGGATCTGGCTGAAAAAGCTCAACTTGGATGGCGTGGCAAACATGGTTGTCTGGTCTCACGATCCCACGGATCATGGCTCTTTCTAGGTGAGATTTTTACAAATCTAGATTTAACCCCCTCTTCCTCTAAGGGAGGAAAATGCGGTTCCTGCACTCGCTGTTTAGACTCATGTCCAACTCAGGCCTTTTTAGCACCCGGTCGAATGGATGCGAGACGATGTATTGCTTACCTCACAATTGAGCATAAGGGATCTATTCCTCATGAATTTCGCTCACAAATAGGTAACAGGATCTATGGTTGTGATGATTGTGTAGCCGTTTGCCCCTGGAACAGCTTTGCGAAAACGGCACAAACAATTAAATTTCATGCAAAAAAGGAACATATAGCCCCTCCACTTTCAGAATTAGTACAATTTGATGATGCCAGATTTCGCACTCATTTTTCTGGTTCACCTATCAAACGTATTGGACGAAGCAAATTCATACGTAATGTGCTTATTGCAGTCGGGAATTCGGGCAATTTGTCTCTCCTTCCTCATGCTGAGCGTTTAAGACATGATGATGATCCTGTCATTGCAGAAACAGCCTCGTGGGCTGTCGAACAACTTAATCTTCAAGAACTCTAAAAATGAGTGGTTTGGTAAAACGCAGTATAACAATCAGTCGTCACCGCACTTCTATAGCCTTAGAAAAGGAATTTTGGATAATATTAGAAGAAATAGCCGAAAAAAGAGCGCTTCCTCTTGCTTCCTTAATTATTGAAATAGATTCCAAGCGCGATCCTGATCAAGGCCTTGCCTCTGCACTAAGAATAGCCACCTTAAATGACGTTTTAAGGCGGCTAACTTTAAGCTCTTCACCGAACAAATAGTGAAACGAGCAATAGGAAGACCCCCTACTAGAAACTTCTTAAATTTCGTTTTTCTTGCTAACTATAAATTGAAAGAATGGAGCATTTTATGGCGATGTGGGGAAAAATGTTTGGCGGTGCAGCGGGCTTTGCTACAGGGGGGCCTTTTGGCGCTCTTATGGGCATGGCGCTCGGACATCTTGCAGATAAAAAGAAACTTCTTAATGCCCCCACTGGCACATGGGCCAGAAATTTTAAAGCCAAAGGCACCCCTGATCCTGATAATGCTGCTATGTATGCAGCAGCCAAACTTGCCTCAATTTTTGGCAAAAGCGATCAACTTTTTGGCTTGTCAGTCATTACGCTCAGTGCAAAATTAGCCAAAATCGACGGGCCCGTTTCCAAGAAGGAAATTCAGGCTTTCAAAACCTGTTATCGTTTTCCTGAAGAAAATTTGTCTGAAGTTGGTAGAGTGTTTGACCGAGCCCGCAATCGTACTGATGATTATCTAATGTACGCTCAGGAACTTGGTAATGCCTATGCTCATAATCTAGCCCCCCTAGAAGGAATTTTGAGCTCTCTATTTTATATTGCCCGCTCTGACCTCCCTCCTGGTAGTCCGCTCCACCCCCGTGAAGTTGAATATTTACAAAATGTGCACAAAGCTTTTGGTCTGTCTCAAGCCGCCTGGGAACGCGCTGAGAGGGGACAATCACGTATTAACGTGAGCTCTAACACACCAGATTCCTACCGCATACTTGGCATTACACGCTCAGCCAGCAACGAAGATGTCCGAGCACGATGGCGTGTGCTCATTAGGCAATATCACCCAGATATTTTAGCCCAGCGCCCTATGACTGACCTTCAACGCGCTCAGGCTCAAGAGCGTGTGGCACAAATCAACGCAGCATGGGACCAAATTAAACGGGATCGGGGGCTTTAACGAGCTTTTCTAACGTAGCACGAACGCCATCACGCTTAATCATTTGGCGGTATTTTACAATCTGAGCATTTAGTTCATCATGGGCTATATCTTGCCATGCTCTGAACGCCGGTAAAGATAGAGCTTTTTCAACATTAGAAGAGCGTGCACAAGCCCAGTCTTCATTAGTAAAACTAGGTTCTTTAGGAGTAAATTTGGTGCCTTTTTCATTTACCCCCTGTAGCATTTCCAAATAGGCCGCCAATCCGTAAGCAATACGCGATATATCACCTTTTTTCTGTATAATCGCCTTTACTGTAGGCCCCCAAAATACAGGAATTTTAGAAGCGCCATCACCCGCAACCCTGAGTGTCTGATCACCAATAGCTGGATTGAGATAACGCTTTAGAAGATTATCTCTATAAGCCTCTAAAGAAAGCCCTTCGGGGGTGTAAGGGTGGGAATAACGTCATCATTCCAAAAATCCCACAATAAGCGCCTGAGTAACGGTTCTGCCCGCAACGCTTCATCTTTGATCTCATAACCTAACAGACAGGCCGAGTAACATAACATACCGTGCGATGCATTAAGCATGCGGGTTTTGACATGTTCATACGGAGAAACATCGCCAACAATTTGTGCCCCAACTTTTTCAAATTCCGGCCTTGTATGAAGAAAATTATCTTCTATCACCCATTGAGTAAAATCTTCTGTTAGCACGGGAAGGGCATCATTCAATCCCGTTTTTTCATTTAACAGACGTTGCGTTTCAGCCGTGATACTGGGGGTAATACGATCAACCATTGCATTGGGGAACGTGACATTTTCTTCAATCCACTTTGCCAAATCTGGATCATGCGCCCGGGCGAGATATAAAACAATTTTTTTTGTTGTCGTGCCATTTTGCTGTAAATTATCGCAAGATAGAACTGTAAAACCGCACCCTTTCAACTTCCGGCGCAAAGCACAGCCTGCTACAATATAACCAAAAGCTGTTTGTGGTTTTTCCAAATTTTTAAGATCAGCATTTAAAGCAGCATCATCTTCTATAACTTTCTGGGCACGCGCGTCATAAGGATACCCGCCCTCTGTCAGTGTCATTGATACAAGATGCGTTTCGGGTGAAATAAGCGCCTTTAATACGGCCTGGGGGCTTTGTGGGGCCAAAATATAATGCAACAACACCCCAATAAGACGTGTTTTGAAAGATCCATCAGAAGCACATTCTGTAAGAGAATAGATTCCATTTTGTTTTCGGAATAAATCGCTCTTTTCCCTTGCTGAGGCGCTATCGCGTAGCCCAACCCCGATAACACCCCAATAAGGATCATCTTTGAGCAGGCGGTCTAGATAATAAGCCTGGTGTGCCCGAAAGAAATTCCCCACGCCAAAATGTACGATACCAGCCGTTACACTTCTCGGATTATAAAGAGGCTTTTGAACAGAGCCCAAATCCTTTGTAAGATTAGCATAATTCAACATAAAGCATCCTCTATAATAGGATTATTTTAGAGGATTTTTGTCACACTTACTCTACAAAGATTTGTGATAATGAAAAAAATTAAAGCTATTTAGCGCCTTAGTGGAAGAGGTACCCACTTCATACCATCTTTATCCTGTAAAAGAAGAAGGACATCTTTTTTCTTTAATTCTTCGACACGCTTAATAGCCCGTTCGAAAGCGTCAGGACTATTTACGTCCGTCTGTCCTACCTGAGTGATAATATTACCTTCTTTAATGCCACGTTGGTCAGCAATACTATTTTTGCTCACTTCACTAACTAAAATACCTCTTTGACTATCAGAAAGAGAATATTGCGTGCGCAAATCCGAATCAATGGCACTTACTTTCAAACCGAGGCTTTTGATTGTTTGATGTCTGTTTTTAGGTAAAAATACGTCTGAGGGCAAAGGATCAGCTTCTTTAGGAGATTTTTCCAAAATAAGCGATACAGTTTTACGCTTACCTTTATGCCACACATCAAATGTAACTTTTTCACCTGGTTGGTGTTCAGCAACCAAACGCGGCAAAATAGACCCGGTAATTTCATGCCCATTTACACTTAAGAGGACATCTCCCACCTTTAAACCAGCTTTAGCAGAGGGACCGCCCTTTTTAACATCAGCTAAAATAGCCCCTTTGGCGGGTGTGCCATTTTCATCATAAATATCGAGATCATCAGCCATAGAGCGCGTGAGATCCTGGAATGAAACTCCTAGCCAGCCACGCTGTACATAGCCTTTACGACGAAGCTGCTCAATAATACCGCGAGCGTCATCTGCTGGAATTGCAAAACCAATTCCAATCGAATCCCCTCCGGCACCACCATAAATGAGGGTGTTGATTCCAATAACCTCACCTTTCAGGTTAAAAAGAGGTCCACCAGAATTCCCACGATTAATGGCAGCATCAGTTTGGATGAAATCATCATATAAACCGTGAGCCACGTTTCGTTTACGAGAGGAAATGATCCCAGATGTGACAGTGCCACTCAGCCCAAAAGGGTTACCAATAGCAAGCACCATATCGCCAATACGCGCTTCGTCACTATGGCCTAAAATAACGTGAGGTAGAGGGTGAGCAGACTGCACCTGCAATACAGCAAGATCAACCTGACTATCACGTCCTATGATTTTAGCAGGAAGCTCTGTGCCGTCATGTAACGTGACACTAACCTGGTCCGCATTATCTATAACGTGATTATTCGTAACCACTATACCAGACGGATCGATAATAAAACCTGAACCTAAAGCTTGCACTTCTCGTTTTGGAGCCCCTGCCCCCTCTTTATGCTTCATATAATCATGAAGAAACTTGTCTAAGGGTGTCTTTTTTTTGGAAGGTGGCGTTTGTGGCCCATTGGGACTACTAGCATCAGGGCCATCTGAGTTCTCATCATCCGCTGGATGAATAATCTTTGAAGCAGAAATATTCACGACAGCAGGCAAAAGCTTATCAACCAGATCAGCAAAGCCAGGAGGTGTATCCTCCTTTTTTGCTTTTATGGAAGCTTTAACAGCTTCTATTGTCGCCATAGGCTTGTTCTGCGCCCATGAGGTGACAGAAAGAAAAGGGCTGCTCACGACTAATAAAGCCGCACAAGAAACAGAAAAACGAGAAAAAGCTTTGGTCATGGGCGAAACTCTAACCTACTTCTTTTAAAAGGTCATCAATGAGTTAAAAAGAATAAAATAATTTTCCTTTCAGTGCTTTTTGCAACGTGAGAAAATCATTTTATGACTCAAGAAAACGATTCCGTAACGTCCCTCATTCGCGAAAACATTTTAGCGTTTTTGCATCATAAAGAACTCACTAAACGCATAATTTTGCGCGATGTGATTGTGCGAGAGAACCAAGCTTTCATAAGCTGTGAAAGCTTCGTCAAAAATGAAAGTTTTTTAAAATCCCTTAAAGAGGACCTGGACTCTCTTTTAAAAAAGAAAACAGATCTCAGCGCTGTCAATTTGTCTTTCATAGCCGCTCAGACACCTTCAACTGCACCCAACCAAAAAATGCACCGCCCTCTTGGAGGGAAACCCTCAAACGACCCTACTTTACCTGAGGTCAAGCTCGTTATTGCCGTTGCTTCAGGAAAAGGAGGGGTAGGGAAATCTACCGCAGCCATTAACCTTGCCTGTGGTCTTGCTCAAAAAGGCCTTAAAACCGGGCTACTGGATCTTGACATTTATGGTCCCTCCCTTCCGGTTATGTTAGGTGCCGATACAAAACCTGAAGTCGTCAATGGCAAGCTTATTCCCATAGAGAAATGGGGCTTAAAAACAATGTCTATCGGCTATCTGGTCGATGAAAAACAGGCTCTTATCTGGCGCGGCCCCATGATTATGGGCGCGGTATCGCAGTTACTGGATGATGTACAATGGGGTAAGCTTGATGTTATGGTTATCGACCTCCCCCGGGCACAGGTGACGCTCAGCTGACCCTTACAAAGAAGCTAGGAGATAAATTAGAAAAAGGTGGAGCTATTATTATCTCCACGCCGCAAGATATTGCTCTACTTGATGCCAGACGGGGCGTGACGCTTTTTGAACGTACCCACACGCCTATTTTAGGGCTTGTAGAAAATATGTCCTATTTTAACTGTCCTCATTGCCACAAAAACACAGCTATTTTCGGCCATGGCGGCGCCCGATCGGAAGCTGAAGCTCTTAATCTTCCATTTTTGGGTGAGATTCCACTTTCTACAGAGATTCGCCTTGGTGCTGATAAAGGAGAGCCTATTGTCATTTGCGCTCCAGATACTATTGAAGCAAAGGCTTTCCGTGCCATTACGGACAAAATTTATCTCACTTTAGAGTCACAATTTTCATGAAAAATTTCTTTTTCCTCACTTTAATAAGCTGCGCCTTGCTAAGCGGGTGCAGTAACCAAGCCTCTCACCCCGCCTTATCCTCTGACGGTTATGGTTTTGTTGAGAAAGGGCCAGTTGTACCGCCCCCACCAGAGCTTATAAAGCCAGTAAAAACTGGTAATTTTTAATTTTTTACAAAAAAATTAAATTTACCTCTTGATTAATTGTGCAGGAAATGAGAATTTCCCGCCAACGCCGGATTAGCACAGTGGTAGTGCAGCGGTTTTGTAAACCGAAGGTCGGGAGTTCGAATCTCTCATCCGGCACCATTTTTCATTACATTCTCCTATATTGATGTATTTAGATGTCGGTGCCTGCCGCGTACAAAGCAGCTATGGCACGCATATTACCAGATATATTTCACGAGCCTCACCGAACTGGCCGGCTAGCAAATATTTCCGTTGTCTTACGGAACTATGATGACTTGAATGATGTGTGACATCACAAACAAAAACATCGGCTTTTAAGACTCTGAGAGCAAAAATATGCCGAAAGTCACGGGCCTTTAAATTTTTCACTCTCTCTTATATCAGACTAGCCAATTATGCATCTGAGCATGACAGCTACATTCTGATATCTCGTCATAAGAGAACAAAAACAAACGGTCTTCTTTAATATGTCTCCAACATATTTCCATATGGCGTGGCGTTAATGAAATAACACTATAAAGCCATGATTTATCATGAAGTAACAGCCACTAACATGATAAGACGACTCCTAACCATTAAATATGAAAGAGACAAAACTAAGTTAAAAAGTAATAACGCATTATAAAGGCACAGAAAGTGGAAATAAGTCGTTTATATGAAAACCACTCTTCTTTTTAAGTTTCTATATACAAGAAATATACAAAATATGATCCAAAGTAAGAAAGAATTGTAGTAACTTTGTTATCAATATCAGAGAAATTACAGATTCTTCTTTATTATCTCTTGTTTACTAATTTTAAATATATTGCAGGGATGAGACAAAAAAGAAACGCTTTGTCGTCTCGAGTCTAACCATGTCAAACCGTATTCATCAGTGGTAATACATTTTTGTC comes from Aristophania vespae and encodes:
- the queG gene encoding tRNA epoxyqueuosine(34) reductase QueG, coding for MSHKPSTIEEKIEAKALEMGFDAIGFCKASLDPSIEEGLRAFVAQQYHGTMTWMEERIEERAQPKVLWPEVQSVISLGLSYAPAEDAFATLRQKSHGNISVYARNRDYHDVFKGMLKQLAQFVVKWGGESTKVKVFVDTAPVSERDLAEKAQLGWRGKHGCLVSRSHGSWLFLGEIFTNLDLTPSSSKGGKCGSCTRCLDSCPTQAFLAPGRMDARRCIAYLTIEHKGSIPHEFRSQIGNRIYGCDDCVAVCPWNSFAKTAQTIKFHAKKEHIAPPLSELVQFDDARFRTHFSGSPIKRIGRSKFIRNVLIAVGNSGNLSLLPHAERLRHDDDPVIAETASWAVEQLNLQEL
- a CDS encoding ribbon-helix-helix domain-containing protein — its product is MSGLVKRSITISRHRTSIALEKEFWIILEEIAEKRALPLASLIIEIDSKRDPDQGLASALRIATLNDVLRRLTLSSSPNK
- a CDS encoding TerB family tellurite resistance protein; the protein is MAMWGKMFGGAAGFATGGPFGALMGMALGHLADKKKLLNAPTGTWARNFKAKGTPDPDNAAMYAAAKLASIFGKSDQLFGLSVITLSAKLAKIDGPVSKKEIQAFKTCYRFPEENLSEVGRVFDRARNRTDDYLMYAQELGNAYAHNLAPLEGILSSLFYIARSDLPPGSPLHPREVEYLQNVHKAFGLSQAAWERAERGQSRINVSSNTPDSYRILGITRSASNEDVRARWRVLIRQYHPDILAQRPMTDLQRAQAQERVAQINAAWDQIKRDRGL
- a CDS encoding mannitol dehydrogenase family protein translates to MLNYANLTKDLGSVQKPLYNPRSVTAGIVHFGVGNFFRAHQAYYLDRLLKDDPYWGVIGVGLRDSASAREKSDLFRKQNGIYSLTECASDGSFKTRLIGVLLHYILAPQSPQAVLKALISPETHLVSMTLTEGGYPYDARAQKVIEDDAALNADLKNLEKPQTAFGYIVAGCALRRKLKGCGFTVLSCDNLQQNGTTTKKIVLYLARAHDPDLAKWIEENVTFPNAMVDRITPSITAETQRLLNEKTGLNDALPVLTEDFTQWVIEDNFLHTRPEFEKVGAQIVGDVSPYEHVKTRMLNASHGMLCYSACLLGYEIKDEALRAEPLLRRLLWDFWNDDVIPTLTPPKGFL
- a CDS encoding Do family serine endopeptidase: MTKAFSRFSVSCAALLVVSSPFLSVTSWAQNKPMATIEAVKASIKAKKEDTPPGFADLVDKLLPAVVNISASKIIHPADDENSDGPDASSPNGPQTPPSKKKTPLDKFLHDYMKHKEGAGAPKREVQALGSGFIIDPSGIVVTNNHVIDNADQVSVTLHDGTELPAKIIGRDSQVDLAVLQVQSAHPLPHVILGHSDEARIGDMVLAIGNPFGLSGTVTSGIISSRKRNVAHGLYDDFIQTDAAINRGNSGGPLFNLKGEVIGINTLIYGGAGGDSIGIGFAIPADDARGIIEQLRRKGYVQRGWLGVSFQDLTRSMADDLDIYDENGTPAKGAILADVKKGGPSAKAGLKVGDVLLSVNGHEITGSILPRLVAEHQPGEKVTFDVWHKGKRKTVSLILEKSPKEADPLPSDVFLPKNRHQTIKSLGLKVSAIDSDLRTQYSLSDSQRGILVSEVSKNSIADQRGIKEGNIITQVGQTDVNSPDAFERAIKRVEELKKKDVLLLLQDKDGMKWVPLPLRR